The Rissa tridactyla isolate bRisTri1 chromosome 6, bRisTri1.patW.cur.20221130, whole genome shotgun sequence DNA segment taaCACATGAACatatgctaaaggaaaaaaaaaaagcattaaggtATATGCTTCAATTCTAAAATATGTATCATCATGCTTTGGCATCTGTTATTCATgagcataaaataaaacagtgatTACTTACAGCGATTGCtctcttactgtaaaaaaaacagGAGCTAGTTCTCTAGGCATTGTATGGATTTCTCGTTTGAGTTTGTGAGTTTCCCCCcaaactttgtttttatttagaaatgtttctatttccccatttttcttttatttgtcttcttCACCCTCTACACCCTAGTTCTAGCTTCAGTTTTACCCAAAGTTGATTTGAATTACACCAGATTGCAGCAAGCAGAGAAGGCTCAAACGGAGGCTGAGGCCGAGGATGAGAAACTTAAACAGGAATATGTGAATAAATCTGAAAGTCTGCAGAAAGAATTCTCCCAGAAGGAGAAACAGCTGTAAGTATATCATTCCTGTTTGGAAAAATCTACATCAGTAAACATTCTACATTGCAGTATGCCCTGTGTCTTGGTACAGGCTGGTTGTAGATAGAATGTAAATACCCAAGATCTTCGTTAGGTACTGGCAAGGTGGAAGGAAATATGCCATTCCAAGAAGGTCAAGCTACCTTTGGGTGCCTCTAAAATGCTGTGCAGCTTGAAAGGAGGGGAAGAACAGCgttattttttctctaaatgtGCCAGCTTAATTCACAAGGAAATGGTCATAAGTGGGGGAAAATACATagtgtagtagtagtagtaatacaCACTTTTAACAAAACCCACAAGTATGTAGTAGTATaaacttaaacagaaatggcataAGAATAGTTTAATTAATCAGGCTTATGGATAAGGTCGAAGTGGTTTAACTTACCActgtgcaggaaataaaaaataaaaatccgctggaataataaatactaaaaagTAATATAAAAGCCAACCCTCTACCCTTTCCCCTGTTAAATGCTTCAGTACTGATTTAAGTAAATATGTAATGTAAAAAGCTCCCTGTAAGGGCAGGCGTTTTCCCTGTTTGGAAAGTTAACAAGTAAATTATTTAAGGCACTGCAAATCTGCAGCACAACAAGGATTGGGGCTTAAAAATTAGTGGTTTCCAATCCAATTATTagcccaccctgctgcccacCATCTCCTACAACTCTGAATGTTAATAAACTTGTTTAACTGTCATGACAAATGTTCACTTTACTACCACAGTCATCTTTGCAGATTTTGGCAAAAGAACAGTTCAGATCCCAGCCTTAGAATTCTGCAATTCTGAAACCTCAAGGTCATGTTCACTTCTGATCTTTTCCAGCCAGATGCTGAGGTAGTGTCCCAAAATGTaagtctttcctttaaaaatggttttggttttaaaacaggaaaattaacGTGGATACAGGTTTTCCATCAAAAAAACCTTGCATGACTACTCtcagattttttcctcttttactgtGTTGGCACAATTTAGATCTAGAAGGTTGAGCAGTGTGCTTCCATCCTTTGGTTTCTCTGGAACATTCTAAACACCAACTCTTCTGCGAAACTGATAGTGAAATTCCAGCTAGAGTGAATCTTCCATCAGAGTGGCCCTAATTCCTTTAGCTGGACTCCAGTTAAACTAATAAAATCCTTCTTTATGTTGAACCTCACTTATGTAGGGAAGCtcaataaaaatagtaatttaaagtCCCTCCTCCTTTATTTTCAATTCTGTTCAAAATGCCGTAAACCTTAGTAGTCTAAAATAGAAGATTCACATCTAAGGGTGTAATATTAAATAACTTTGATGAGCACCAGAGATACGTGCAGTCATTGTCTGCATCACCGGTGGCAGCGTGGTTGGatggttggttggttttattttgcaaacaagCTATGTAAGGTTAAGGGGGTTTTCCCTtatgcatgttttaaaaatactttagaatTTTGTGGTTAATCTTCTCTTGCTCATTTATTGCAAAGGTCAGCTCTTCAAAATGATGCCATATTCTTGGTCctttaaatatgtttctttttaaaactatttttctaagtgacagtgttttgttttatttgttaaaCTGATGCGTAAAATATTATGATATTGATATGttatttctgttttagaaaatgTGTAAGTTGATCATTTGTTTATTATGTATATTGCACCCAGAAAtaaactcattttttattttttagaaatgaTACTGTTGTGCACAgtgattgttgttttttttgttttgcatattcTAGGCTTCAGCTGGAAACAGATTTGAAGATAGAAAAAGAGTGGCGGCAAACCTTAGAGGATGATCttcaaaaggagaaggaaactgTATCTCATCTGAGAATAGAGACCCAAGAAATAATTAACCTCAAAAAAGTAAATTCTGCAGTAAAACTTGACTAGTAATTTAGAAATTGGCTGCAAAGTTAATTATGGATTTAAGCATggtatttttaagaatttctggAAGTAGATAAGAAAGATTAGATTAATGTATTCTCGCaaatagattaagaaaaaaatgggattttactCTCCATTTAGTCCTCAGGTCAGAACTCAGTGGTTTGAATAAGGAAAAACGAAATCCTCGTTTTCCATTCTCAGTCATATTGAAGGCTCCGTCTTCTCATCGTAGGCCAGAAAGCGTTTCAGCTTCTGTCTGACTTGGTCTACATGGCCATATAGTGGTGTTGCTCTCTGCAATcagtcagttttattttcttcctggagaggagtgcagaaacaaaaatgcttCGTCTCTTGGGGTCTGAGAGTGTTTAATCCTGAGTTGCTGCTGTGTTCAAGTTGGATTTGGGAATCTTAATAGAGAGTGTAATGGATCATTTATTCACTTGGCTTTCTCAGTGGGACCAGCTTTGGGTAGTAGCAGTTTTCTAGGCAGTAGGCAAATACAATTTTgagaataatttcagtttattgttttttttctttttttttggtttaaggAGTTCCTTAAACTTCAGGAAAAGAACAAGCAACTGAAAAGGGTATGTCAAGACCAAGAAgccgctctccaagaactggcgTCCAAGCTGAGCGAGTAATTTCTTATATTCATGATAATGATTATTTTTGTCATATAGACttgaattaagaaaaataatgggaTGGTGGGCATGTGAATTAGACTGTATATGGTGATATTACCTAGGCagttatcaaaaagaaatatgTCCAGTTAGGTCAGgtctgtttatttttggttttggttggtggGCTAGCTGTCAACTCCTGGGTAATTGCAGTGCTCTAAACAGAAAATCCTAGTTTAAAAGGGCCTGGGGGAATTACGGGTTGTTTCGCATTGAAAACAGTTGGCTGGTTTGCATGTTGTGGTATTCCCAAAGAAGAACCCAAGTGGAAGGTAACAGCTCTGGCTCCATCAGGACAGCGCTTATCTTTTTGCAAGGATGCGTGCTCATGGATTACGTTCTTTGAGGAGATGTAGGACAATCCTAGGCTGTTGTTATAAAGTCTGTAGAGGATGTAAGGCCCTTCAGACTGTAATGAGCAAACAAGCTCCGAGCACAGCTCTTATCATTATTGTTATATGTTGTTAAAGTTTCATTAATGCTCTCTTGTCTTCTAAGTAGGTTTGCTGTGACTAATGTGGATTTCCGTGCCCTGTAGAATAACTTCGTGCACGTACTGTGACTCAGCCCATTCTGAGTGGGTTGGCACTGGATGGCTGTGGGGAGGCTGGTTTCCCCATAATGACATCGTGTGGTCTTGTTCACGTCCAGAAGtttaaattctggttttgtaCCAACGCTGTGCGCTAGCTTTAGGTATTTGGTACAAATTTCCCTTATCCACAGAACCCCAAGCAAATTTAGAGCTGTTGAAAGAATTCTGAGCTCTTTGGAGAGAGCTTGTCTTTGTCTAGTGCTCAGTACAGCAGGGCGTGACGTTGATCGCATCTCCTGGATGCTGCTGTAATGTAAAATACTAACTTAAAGTTCACCTATAACTTTTAAACTTATTAGACTGTAACTGACGATATAGAAGTTTGAAATAGCATTATCTTATTTTTTAGGTCAAAGCTGAAAatagaagatataaaagaagcaaacaaagccTTGCAGGTTAGTAGTAtttggaggaaagaaaacctttttttttttttgactgttccttttgaaatattttgtaagcGTCAACGAGAAGACTTCTCTCCAACAGCAGCTATTCAGAGGAAACTTGTTGTATGACTTCCTCCAGTGGGAGAGAACCCCTGTAGCCTCAGGGGAAAAAGATACTCAgttgcttttgatttttcttgtttgaTGTACAGCTATGCGTTTTGATGCTTTTCTTGCGCTGGTACATCCTTCTATATTTTGCAGAGTTTATCTGGGACAGAATATGTTGCCAACTGATCTTAAATTATGTGCTACTTCTCAGTGatcaataaatatttaatcaCCCTAGGAATTAAATGAACTTGTAGCACCAAACTTGATGAAATATGATCTTCAATGTCAAGAGGTTTGGAACTTTCTTAAGAGTTATGCCGGGAGCACTTGAGAGCAGAGGTTGTGTCTGCACGTGTTTGATCACATGGTGTGTCCCCTTGCGTATTATTTCAGTCCAAGTAAATTTCcaattttctctttccaaaaggaaGGTAGAACTTTAGCAGAATTTCTTCCAATTTGTTTACATGTGCGCGAAGTGGTTTTGTTGAGCGGATTCCTGGTTTAGACAGAAGGAAATTAACTGTTCTTCACACTGCCCTGTTTTTTTTGCTTCCCTGCATCTTGGGGACTGTTCCTATGCGATGGGCAGGGAAACAGGCTTCAGCTCCAAGACATGGGTACCCTCTGCTTTTCCCAGCTCAGCCATTGACCAGCTTTACTACCTCACGCATATTCTCTTTGCACCTATTCCTGCTCTGTCTTGTCTCGTAAGGTTTTGCAGTGTGTTGGAGCAGATTTGTACTGCTTTAGAGTGTCTTTGCGACATTTTGCTGGTCTCAGGGCATTGAGCAATTCAAGCAGTAAATGTACTGCTATTGATTTGTCTTGTCCACTGGAAATCAAAGTTTAACTTCATCAGATACATATAGTTacgatattttttttctccagggccAGGTTTGGTTGAAGGACAAAGAGGCTACACATTGCAAGTTATGTGAAAAGgaattttctctttccaaaaggaaGGTAAAACTTTTAACAAAATTTCTCCCAACGTGTTTACATGTATTATGAGAAAAACATTAATTATCTTAGAGGTGCGGCATGAAGTGTCAACGCTCAGACGAATGCGTAGTTATTTTTGAGATGTCTTTTCTAGTACTTTGATATGTACAATGCAGCTGGGGCGTCATTTCAAAAGAAACACTGTCTTTTGGTGAAGTGCCACAAAGGAACCTACCTCAAATTATTCATCCTACTTCGTGAAATCAGCATCTCCAGTGCTTGTCAGCTCTGGCGCTGTTAAAATCTGACACAAGGAAGtctttttatggcatttttttatACAATAGACAAAGCAATTACGAGCTTATTGACATTTAAAGTAAAATGTGATGTCAATTTCTGTGCTTTATTAATGTGTGCAGGaatttttgttttacctttttatgTTAAATCTCAATTAGCTGCCTCACACAGAATTATCCAGTCTCTTGAATATCATTgcttatattatatttttatatagcagAGCGTGTTCTTAATCCAGGGATTGAACAAAATCTGTAaaacatatacatacatagaaataaaaatatgcgGTCCTGGACAGaccatctatctatctatgaTGCAACCTTAGGATTGCGTCATAGGTTGGGAtttagattaattattttttgaagactGATCCGTGCTCAGACCAAAGAAGTGGAAGGAATCGCATTTCAGACTGTTCTGTGTATATTGTTTACTGGTATCCAATTACCAAGTATATTTCCgttgtaaattttaaatttttttctccttttttcccccctttatttaGCATCATTGTAGAAACTGTGGTGAGATCTTCTGTAACGCCTGTTCCGACAATGAACTGCCTCTGCCTTCTTCACCAAAGCCTGTTCGGGTCTGTGATTCCTGCCATGCAATACTTATACAGAGGTGCTCTTCTAATGTGCCATAAGATTATTTTACAAGATGTTTATTACCTTTTGGTATTTAGCTaatcctgtaaagaaaaaaaaaaacaacaaaactaaaacaaaaccaactaaaGAATGTGCAGCACTATTTCCAGAATTTCAGGTAAGCAGTCTAGAGTTGCGTTTTCAAGGTGTGGTGGAGGAGTTACTTGGCTGCTTCCTGTTGAAACAGATAGAGAACACGGGACCCAAAGACAGAACATGCACGTGTTAAGAATACGGATGACAGTACTCGTGTAACAAATGGCTCCGAAGCTCTTTTGGAGAACGCAGGGCAGTTTATGGAGGAGACTCAGTGTTACCCAGTATCTGATGAGTAACTTTGTCGTGATGATGATCTTGAAAGATGACACACTTACCCGCTTCTACAGACTCGTCTGCAGCAAGTCCAACCTAATTGTGCTGCAGAACGTGCCTGCGATATGCTGTTGTGAAGCAAAACTCTGTGGTAGCtagttttaaattgtattttaaaaaagtaacgCAATTAATGCAGTGGTCCAGTAAGTTGTTGCCCAATACCGTATTTGTTTACTTCCCCTCAATTATGAAGATTTGATACGCCCAAGGATATTGCACTGACAACTCTGTAGCCAGAGGCGTAAGGGGAGCTGTTGTCAGACAGGTAACAAACGGTGCCTCGAGGCACTGCGTGAAGGAAGGTGAATTTTgcggaatgattttttttttttttaattagctattAATTTGACATATCTGTGTTTCCCTTAAAAGGGATGGCCATCACAAAATTTTTGCCTCACATTGTCTGTAACCTTGAACAAGCGTCTGCATTATTTTTATGGAAGTCCTGCTTTCGAGCTTGTAGGAGTAGTCACTGTACAGCTCTAGAAGCAGAGGGAGTCTGCCACCAAAAGAGACTAGGGTTAAATACTGGGCACCGCGTCCCTCCTGTGTTGGACAGGAAGATTCTTCCTTATTTTGTCGTCATCTTTCTCAGACTTTCAGAGTTGtttcctaaacttttttttttccccaagcactTTTGAGTACATCTAGGTCTGACCACTCTTCGCACTGATATTCTGTGGTAACTCCTGATGGAATGTAAATCCTTACTCTTCCCGTAGGCAAATACAAATACATCCGTTGATAAATTGTCCTCGCTTCCACGTCACTGCACCGGCACCGATCTCCCCTCTTGTCTTTAGCTGCTCACACGATGGGCTCCAGCCTTGCGATCTCCACGCGCTGGTGGGCAGAGCTGTTGGCCTGGTGCTTTCTCCAGCCGGGGGCTTGGAATGATCTTCCTAACGGGAGAAGGGAGGCTTTGAAACTGGTCTTTTAATTGTTCTTGCGCTTCATTTAGCTTAGCGTTGTCCTTTGAGGGTAGGTGTTTAGTTCATGTTCTAAAAGCTCATAGAGCTGTTCTTTTGACCACCTCAGTGTAGTTGCTTATGTAGCTTTtgtaaagagaaatgtttttaaaatcacctGATGTAACttttttgtaaaatacaaaaCACATCTTGTAAATCTGTAAatagcttttggaaaaaaaataaatttaattgatCTGCAACTTAGCTGTGGGAATAATGTCACTTTATTTAAATTTGTAGTTCAGAGTATTTTGAGTATTTTATTGTGACTTGTCCAAGTTGCTGAGAAAGCCTTCGCGTTGAGTGGGGGGCGACCCTGCTAATGGCGTGACAAACCCCGTGCTGCTCACGTGCCTCCTGGCAGCATTCCCAGTGTTTTCCGGTGGGCTTCACGTGGGACAGGCACGGAGGCGGCGGGGTTTGAGCCAGGATATAGAGGGTGCTAAATCTGTACTGATTTAATAAGTAGTTTTTCAAAAAGTATGCaactaaacaaaattaattttaaaataggcaattttttaaaataaggatttACGTAACGTGCAATAAATTAAATGTCTGTTCCTTAACTGCagtcttttcctctcctctgtgcTGCCTTATTTGCGTGGGAAAATGTCACTGAAGTAGCGTGTAATTATTCAGATTGCTTTTATTGCCTCCAAGTAAAACTTCTGCCTTGAACAAATGGTGAATAGTCATGTtctatttatttggttttatttcccttaGCATCAAACCACGTACCTGGCCTGCTTTTAGCAGCTTTTTGGACCACGCTATGGCTTGAAAGGTTCAGGGCTGCAGTGCTGTTGTGACAGGGTGGAGTGTCAGTGTGGAAGGGACGGGGCCGTCTGAGGGGAGTCACTGCGATTAATTCTGCTTCCTGAGACCCAAGCTCAGCGTGATTCCAGCAGAATTGCTTGGTTTTCTGCAACAGCTTGAAGCAGGACTCCCAACTGGCACTCAAAAGGTAGGTCTTGAGCAGGTGTTGGTGTTCCCTCTCGTGAAATGGAATAGCGTTTCCTCTTGTGTGGAAATTTTAGACATCTGCTATGCCAATGGAAAAAAACGTGCTTCCATTAAGTGTAGGTGTCCACTACCTTACTGCAAGGTAATTTTTCCTGCAACTGGAGTGACTCTTGTCCTGACCTTTGCCATCTTAGTTTTATGAAAGACATGCTTTTTCAGCAACAGATCAAGAATCCCCTATTTTAAGAGCGTTGAGTTAAAACAAAGCCTTCTAAGAAAGACCACTGGTGGTAGgatctcctcttccctccccttcctaaCCAAAACCACTTGTTCTCAGACGGCTTCCTCTGCCAATTACCCTCTCAGCTATTAGTTCCAGTCACTTTGACACAAGAACACACTCTCTAGTGAAATAAACTCCATTCTCCTCTCCCACAATACGACATTTATTACATATATAACACAGTACTAGCAAAACAGGTGACAGACTTTCAATACCCAAGATCACATTTGACATTTTAAAGGGAGGCATTGAGGACAAAGCAGTTAATTTGGGAGATCACACTGGCTCAGAAGAATAAATACCTTTTCTCATTACACATCAGGTATGTTATGTTAAGTGTCTTCAAGCAGTAGTTTCTTACATATCTTACATGTCACAAATGCGCAAAAAGTTCCATCAACCTCTTTGGGTTGTGTGTCATTTAACAAGTATTGGGCTTATAGTTATTTTAGAGATACTTTGCTTCTCATGAGCTCATCGATGTAGTGGCTTGTCAAGTTTGGAACAAATACAGACAAATCGGCTCTGTGCAGGAAAAAAGTCGAACCATCtttaaatacagtaatttcataaaagaaaaaaaaactccaactTGCTTCTAAATCCCCCACTCTTCCCAAAAGCAGTGTTTGTGAAAAATACACTTAAGTATAAGATAGCTTCGAATTAACTACTGTTTGACCTATTTCATGTTAGCTAAACGCTGTGCTAGCGTTTTAGTTTGCTTTGCAAGTTACAGGTGTGAAATGCAGCACCGACAGTTCTACAGCAAAGTGTGGAAATAAATGTCGTTGCTTGGTTTTGTGAGGCAGAAGCCTTGGGCAGCACCGGTTTACGCAGTTGTGCATTTGAAGATGATGATAGATTCTGGTAGTACAGGGAAGGAAGCCAGAACAATGACTTTTAGCCTCCAGAGCTTTTACACCGCATTGAGAAATTACTACACACAACTTATCAAAAGGGCTTAGGAAAGATTGTTACTAAACAAACTAATCTATTCGTCtacctttttccccccttaaacAAGTGAATTTTTCAAACTCATTCACTACACCAAAATTACATAGAACTGAATCGGCGTTCATAGGAGTTACAGTACAACCACCTTTATTGAACCATAGTACAACATCTTAAACCGACTGCAGTCTGGAATATGTAATACATCCTTAGGAGTAACTAGTATAAAAAGTATCAACATCAGTGGTTTGaatataaaaatttatttaaagtcAAGAGTATGCAACAAATAAAAcctacagaaaacagattttcccaTCACAATCTGTTGCTTACCAAATAATATTGTGAAAACACATTCCTTCAGTCATTATAAAgttcttaaaatacaaaagaaattaaattttgtaaGAAAGTCTAGTAGACCAGAGACTGTTTCTTCCAGGATGTTTTGTAGAAGCAAGGCTATCCTTCAATACATTCCACGCCATCCTCCTCCACCCATACTGCCTTGCCCATAGTATCCTCCACTATTTCCACTGCCACGACCTGCAAACAATTGACACAAGGTCACGCATAcataccttaaaaaaagaaaagatgtgatGGGTAATACATAACAGTTAGTTGAAGATGACTCAACTTACACTAAAACAACAATACTTAGCACTAGTTTTCTTAGACAAGCATTTGCTGCAACAGCAAAATGCATAAACCCCCAAGTTATTTACAGTTTAAATTAAACCACtacccctccttccctttctcccagcaAAAATACTCCACAGCACACAAAACCCACCGCCCTCCCCAGTCATCCATCAGAAGACGGATGCAGCAACATTTTCATGAAATACATTTAATACAGAACTGTTACTTACTATATCCGCCCAAGCCATCGGGAGTTCCGTATCCGCCACTGTAATTGCTACCCATTCCCATTCTACCAACAGAGCCGTAACCTTGATCTGAAAAGCAGGAAGGGCATCGTTACAAGCCCGGAACTCATTAGACTCAGCAAAGCATCAGCTAAGTCTGGAATTGATACGTACCCATTCCATCCCTGCCATAGCCTCCCATTCCAGAGCCACCTCCAGCAGTCGAATTCAGGAATAGTTCAATATATCGAtgctctgcagaaaacaaaaaagccttactttgtattttgtttcaggcACCAGAAGCACAGAGatattaaagcaaaagaaaacacccAACTTACAAGTTAACAGTTAAAAGTGAGTCTGAAATGTGATAAATGGCAGAAGTCTTACGGTTTGTGTATTTACTGCACAGCAACTGAAGTTAAATGCTGTTGAACCCCTTATATGCCCTGCTAAAGCCTGGTCGATGAAAGCTTTAAGTGAACACGACACTCACGCATGTGATTTTTATCCTTAGACATGGCAGCTACTGCATCCTCATGTGTTACGAATTCCACATCTGCCTCTCCTGTGGCTCTTCCATCTGCCCCAATATCAATGTGAACTCTTATAGGATTCAATGGTGAGAAGAACTAAGaataaaaacaacaagaaataagTCACATTAATGCAGAATTCAAGCCAGGCACCTTTCCCCCGCCCCATCCCAGCGGTCAGTGGAGCACTACATTAACTTCATCTCATCCTACCACACAAATTTACTGATTTCCAGAGTATTACTTAGTGATAGTGGACCTTCAACATTAGGTCGATCTACACCTACAATCTATTATTATTTACCCAACTCGAAGAGCTGCAGCTAGAGTTTGAGGAGCTTTCTTTAAAGGCAAAGATACAAACAAAAATTCCTGCCCACACACATTGCTTTAAGCAACAAGTTCTAACATGATGCCatcctggaaaaggaaaacaattattttgtttctgaagaagcAGAGCCAAATAGATTTCTCAAAGCAAGGACATATTTATGGAATGCAAAAAAAGCTGTCAGTCAGACTGCTCAGAGATACAGCAATCTTTCTGACTAACAGCCTTTCACCAAACAGTATGTGCAAACGAGCCTTTGGTGTACTACTGAAGTACTACTCATCAACTTGCAATAACGTACTCTCAATCAAAGCCTGAAGTCTGGCCCTTGTTCTTGAAGAGTCTTTAgactaaagaaaacaaactgataGAAGAAAATATAGCtcaatttcaaagaaaacaaacaaaaatcaaagccaaaaagAGCACAAGCTTAAGACTGGTGTtccatatatataacatataggTGCAAATAATAAAGATGGAGCCCTCCCGTAGAGAGGCTATGTTTAAACTAGACCTTACATCCCAGGAAAACTTTCCCCCGCTACAACTACCACATCTATATCTGACACAAGAATGTACTTCCAAAATCCGGCAGATGCACTTTTATCTGCCAGCCTGATCTCTTACGAGTAACATAATACTGTCCCCTCCAGCTGAACACAGCTCCCTACACTCTTCCCACACTCTCCCTCCAAAAATAAGTCTCAGGTCAACTAACAAATGTACAAACTACAATCAGAGTTTCACATCTGCTATTGCTCTTTTACAAAACTATTAATCTTCAATTAAGCTTAAACAAACTTCTGAAAGCCTTAAAATGAGGATATTGATTGCAACAACTGCTCTCTTTCCCCAGTACACCTTTTATGGAAATGAAAGAGCAAAGAGTACAGAGATTAATGTTAAATATAGTCTGGCTGACCACTTCAGTAATCCTACCTCAGACATTACCTTTATGAAAGCTCATTTACTTTGTAAAACATAAAGGGCTGTGACTTTAGTTAGCAGATGAGTTTGAGCTATCAATCACTTGTTTGAGAACTTCAACTGAGTTTGGAATAGCAAAGACAAGAACATGGAAACTCTTGGCattagaaagcttttttcccccactgtacTTACATTTGCAATATCATTTTCTGTTGCTCGAAAAGGCAGTCCTCTCATGTGAACAAAGTGACCGCCACCATGGAAACCAGAGCCGGCATCTCCACCATAGCCATGTCCTCCCATGcctattaaaaaacccaaaatgaacaaaaccacacACCTGTAAGATCATCATGAAAAGCCAGAAAAGTCACTGATGCTTTCCTGAAAGCACTCACTTTATGCCACTGAATGCAAGATGTTTACACCTCCTGTCTATCAACCCAAACACCTAATCGGAAGATAGCCTAagcaatatatttacattttcctGAGATTCCCCAATCCCCCCTTTTTAACAAAACCTTCTTTCTTTACTAACGAAGAAAGTATGATTTCTGTCTTGGAAATACTATGTCTTACAActcaaataatataaaaatctttttaaacaaactattaaaaaaaattggtttttaCCTCTCCCATCTCTCATTCTGTCATCATAGCCATCATTTCCATAGCCATAGTTATTATAGCCACCATAATCATCAAAGCCACCATATCCTGTGCAacggagagaaagaaaggaatgatTACATTATTATTCAAAATTCACAGAGCAACACACGAGTCAATTTTTCAGTCTTTGGGCACCCAGAAGTTTGCAACCAGCCTCTACAGACTGTTAAACCTGGTTTTCTGAACAGAGTACAAATGTAAGTTTCCTTTTATACAGTAAAAGGACTGAAACATGCAAGTGAGATCAAAttctgttgaaaatacagtttccttaCTAATTCCATTAATCTTAAATAGTAAGCCACGTTTTCCGATCCATTACAAGTACAAATTTTTTTGAGAAGCATGTCAAACCTAATGAGTACTGCAGCTACTgccatttctttatttcttgacAAAGACGTCAGAAACATGAAACTGACAACAGAACCTCCATTCATTAGGTAAACATACCACCGTCATATCCACCACCTCCTCGACGCATTCTGTCATACATACTTCCACGCCCAGCTCCATAATAACCCCCTCTTCCTCCTAATGGTCTATCATATGGTCCAGGTCGTTGTTGTCCCATCATTCTTCTTGGCATGTCACAGAATCCTCTGATTTCGCTCTTACTACTTTTGAAGATTTCAATATATCTAATAAAAGAGGATTTTTAAGGTACCAGTAAGAATACATGCATAAGCTGTCTGAATATTATAAAAGGCCATACTACATTTTCTATAAC contains these protein-coding regions:
- the HNRNPH3 gene encoding heterogeneous nuclear ribonucleoprotein H3 isoform X4 translates to MPRRMMGQQRPGPYDRPLGGRGGYYGAGRGSMYDRMRRGGGGYDGGYGGFDDYGGYNNYGYGNDGYDDRMRDGRGMGGHGYGGDAGSGFHGGGHFVHMRGLPFRATENDIANFFSPLNPIRVHIDIGADGRATGEADVEFVTHEDAVAAMSKDKNHMQHRYIELFLNSTAGGGSGMGGYGRDGMDQGYGSVGRMGMGSNYSGGYGTPDGLGGYSRGSGNSGGYYGQGSMGGGGWRGMY
- the HNRNPH3 gene encoding heterogeneous nuclear ribonucleoprotein H3 isoform X1; this encodes MDWSGKHNGPNDTTNDGTVVRLRGLPFGCSKEEIVQFFQGLEIVPNGITLTLDYQGRSTGEAFVQFASKEIAENALGKHKERIGHRYIEIFKSSKSEIRGFCDMPRRMMGQQRPGPYDRPLGGRGGYYGAGRGSMYDRMRRGGGGYDGGYGGFDDYGGYNNYGYGNDGYDDRMRDGRGMGGHGYGGDAGSGFHGGGHFVHMRGLPFRATENDIANFFSPLNPIRVHIDIGADGRATGEADVEFVTHEDAVAAMSKDKNHMQHRYIELFLNSTAGGGSGMGGYGRDGMDQGYGSVGRMGMGSNYSGGYGTPDGLGGYSRGSGNSGGYYGQGSMGGGGWRGMY
- the HNRNPH3 gene encoding heterogeneous nuclear ribonucleoprotein H3 isoform X3, which encodes MDWSGKHNGPNDTTNDGTVVRLRGLPFGCSKEEIVQFFQGLEIVPNGITLTLDYQGRSTGEAFVQFASKEIAENALGKHKERIGHRYIEIFKSSKSEIRGFCDMPRRMMGQQRPGPYDRPLGGRGGYYGAGRGSMYDRMRRGGGGYDGGYGGFDDYGGYNNYGYGNDGYDDRMRDGRGMGGHGYGGDAGSGFHGGGHFVHMRGLPFRATENDIANFFSPLNPIRVHIDIGADGRATGEADVEFVTHEDAVAAMSKDKNHMQHRYIELFLNSTAGGGSGMGGYGRDGMDQGYGSVGRMGMGSNYSGGYGTPDGLGGYSMYA
- the HNRNPH3 gene encoding heterogeneous nuclear ribonucleoprotein H3 isoform X2; its protein translation is MDWSGKHNGPNDTTNDGTVVRLRGLPFGCSKEEIVQFFQGLEIVPNGITLTLDYQGRSTGEAFVQFASKEIAENALGKHKERIGHRYIEIFKSSKSEIRGFCDMPRRMMGQQRPGPYDRPLGGRGGYYGAGRGRYGGFDDYGGYNNYGYGNDGYDDRMRDGRGMGGHGYGGDAGSGFHGGGHFVHMRGLPFRATENDIANFFSPLNPIRVHIDIGADGRATGEADVEFVTHEDAVAAMSKDKNHMQHRYIELFLNSTAGGGSGMGGYGRDGMDQGYGSVGRMGMGSNYSGGYGTPDGLGGYSRGSGNSGGYYGQGSMGGGGWRGMY